A stretch of the Longimicrobium sp. genome encodes the following:
- a CDS encoding DUF6941 family protein, translating into MKIPMAFLADEANISQEGKLNVLGIFDRIAAAEFPVVHPRMVFAFRVQADFADGGRGFPVVVRMVDEDGGVLFEAAGEINPPMVPPGEFSTANQVFTLVGLTFPRPGVYKFQVMVGTQPPHETEFAVSTPPQDSQLN; encoded by the coding sequence ATGAAGATCCCGATGGCGTTCCTGGCCGACGAAGCCAACATCTCGCAGGAGGGCAAGCTGAACGTGCTGGGGATCTTCGACCGCATCGCCGCGGCCGAGTTCCCGGTGGTGCACCCGCGCATGGTATTCGCCTTCCGCGTGCAGGCCGACTTCGCCGACGGCGGGCGCGGCTTTCCCGTGGTGGTGCGGATGGTGGACGAAGACGGCGGCGTGCTCTTCGAGGCCGCGGGCGAGATCAACCCGCCCATGGTGCCGCCGGGCGAGTTCTCCACCGCCAACCAGGTGTTCACGCTGGTGGGGCTCACCTTCCCCCGCCCCGGCGTCTACAAGTTCCAGGTGATGGTCGGCACCCAGCCCCCCCACGAGACCGAGTTCGCCGTCAGCACCCCGCCGCAGGACTCGCAGCTGAACTGA
- a CDS encoding TIGR00730 family Rossman fold protein, whose amino-acid sequence MADDGMPRGKENPTLNRNARMGAATEDEQLLQSPAAQPARAGDFTSSDPWRVFRIMGEFVEGFDALAKIGPSVTIFGSARVQPDHEQYQEARETARLLGRAGFSIITGGGPGVMEAANRGARDAGALSIGCNIELPFEQAINEYVDVAINFRYFFVRKTMFVKYAEAFVIFPGGFGTLDELTEALTLIQTGKIHGFPVVLYGTAYWKGFLDWIRGTMLAEGKVSPDDLDLMVMADTPEDACRIVMEKSGSVLQDAQRGAVPENPEYHGLIKRRSPKPTVEEKPAVTDPESPAEPEKHDAQ is encoded by the coding sequence ATGGCAGACGACGGAATGCCGCGGGGGAAGGAAAACCCCACGCTGAACCGCAACGCGCGGATGGGCGCCGCCACGGAAGACGAGCAGCTGCTGCAGTCGCCGGCGGCGCAGCCGGCGCGCGCGGGCGATTTCACCAGCAGCGACCCGTGGCGGGTGTTCCGCATCATGGGCGAGTTCGTGGAGGGGTTCGACGCGCTGGCCAAGATCGGGCCCTCGGTCACCATCTTCGGCTCGGCGCGCGTGCAGCCGGACCACGAGCAGTACCAGGAAGCGCGCGAGACGGCGCGGCTGCTGGGCCGGGCGGGGTTCAGCATCATCACCGGCGGCGGGCCGGGGGTGATGGAGGCGGCCAACCGCGGCGCGCGCGACGCCGGGGCGCTTTCCATCGGCTGCAACATCGAGCTGCCGTTCGAGCAGGCGATCAACGAGTACGTCGACGTGGCCATCAACTTCCGCTACTTCTTCGTGCGGAAGACGATGTTCGTGAAGTACGCCGAGGCGTTCGTGATCTTTCCCGGCGGCTTCGGCACGCTGGACGAGCTGACCGAGGCGCTGACGCTGATCCAGACGGGGAAGATCCACGGCTTCCCGGTGGTGCTCTACGGCACCGCGTACTGGAAGGGCTTCCTGGACTGGATCCGCGGCACCATGCTGGCGGAGGGAAAGGTCTCGCCCGACGACCTGGACCTGATGGTGATGGCCGACACCCCCGAGGACGCCTGCCGCATCGTGATGGAGAAGAGCGGAAGCGTGCTCCAGGACGCCCAGCGCGGTGCTGTCCCGGAGAACCCCGAGTACCACGGCCTGATCAAGCGCAGGTCGCCCAAGCCGACGGTGGAGGAGAAGCCCGCGGTGACGGACCCCGAGTCACCGGCGGAGCCGGAGAAGCACGATGCGCAGTAG
- a CDS encoding four helix bundle protein, which produces MKISRFEDLVVWQRSKELSLEVYHATTAGAFARDFGLRDQVRRAAVSVMSNIAEGFGRFTSPEVRRFLSIARGSASEVRSQLYLAQELGYITDAQHRRLNALCVEVDRMLAALRTSLEKSHKPRVPSTQDLGLGT; this is translated from the coding sequence ATGAAAATCAGCCGCTTCGAAGATCTTGTCGTATGGCAGCGCTCGAAGGAACTCTCGCTTGAGGTTTATCACGCCACGACCGCGGGGGCATTCGCCCGCGACTTCGGGTTGCGCGATCAGGTCCGCCGCGCCGCTGTGTCGGTGATGTCGAACATCGCCGAAGGCTTCGGAAGGTTCACCAGCCCGGAAGTGCGCAGGTTCCTCTCCATCGCCCGAGGCTCCGCGTCCGAGGTGCGAAGCCAGCTCTACCTCGCACAAGAACTCGGATACATCACCGACGCCCAGCACCGTCGTCTCAATGCGCTGTGCGTGGAGGTCGACCGGATGCTCGCCGCCCTACGCACATCTCTCGAAAAGAGCCATAAGCCACGCGTCCCTTCCACTCAGGACTTAGGACTTGGGACTTAG
- a CDS encoding homospermidine biosynthesis protein: MAQSRYLSGKRIEPKKIGPGLSVTDLVDGTFQAYNAARLREGCHLLTKKMLDDDVTIGLTMTGALTPAGLGMSSVIPLIEAGFVDWIISTGANLYHDTHFGIGLELRQGSPQISDTVLREEEVVRIYDIFFDYSVLLDTDAFFRQIIASPEFQRPMSTAEFHYLCGKYISAREEELGIGRKSLLAAAYEHAVPIYTSSPGDSSIGMNVAAKALQGNKLMFDVNADVNETAAIVLDAKRAGGKSAIWILGGGSPKNFALQTEPQIQEVMGIDERGHDYFLQITDARPDTGGLSGATPAEAVSWGKIDPDKLPDAVVCYLDSTVALPILAAYALDNHAPRTPKRLFDRRDEMMQRIRDEYEKSERNESTRDAARDHAVHEGGMLDRDR; encoded by the coding sequence ATGGCCCAGAGCCGGTACTTGAGTGGAAAGCGCATCGAGCCCAAGAAGATTGGCCCCGGGCTATCCGTGACCGATCTCGTCGACGGGACCTTTCAGGCCTACAACGCGGCTCGCCTGCGCGAGGGGTGCCATCTTCTGACGAAGAAGATGCTCGACGACGACGTGACGATCGGGCTGACGATGACCGGGGCGCTCACGCCCGCCGGGCTGGGGATGAGCAGCGTCATCCCGCTGATCGAGGCCGGGTTCGTGGACTGGATCATCTCCACGGGCGCCAACCTCTACCACGACACGCACTTCGGCATCGGGCTGGAGCTGCGGCAGGGGTCGCCGCAGATCAGCGACACCGTGCTGCGCGAGGAAGAGGTCGTGCGCATCTACGACATCTTCTTCGACTACTCGGTGCTGCTCGACACCGACGCCTTCTTCCGGCAGATCATCGCATCCCCCGAGTTCCAGCGGCCCATGTCGACCGCCGAGTTCCACTACCTGTGCGGAAAGTACATCTCCGCGCGCGAGGAGGAGCTGGGGATCGGGCGCAAGTCGCTGCTGGCGGCGGCGTACGAGCACGCGGTGCCCATCTACACCTCGTCGCCCGGCGACAGCTCGATCGGGATGAACGTGGCCGCCAAGGCGCTGCAGGGAAACAAGCTGATGTTCGACGTGAACGCCGACGTGAACGAGACGGCGGCCATCGTCCTGGACGCCAAGCGCGCCGGCGGCAAGAGCGCCATCTGGATCCTGGGCGGCGGCAGCCCCAAGAACTTCGCGCTGCAGACCGAGCCGCAGATCCAGGAGGTGATGGGGATCGACGAGCGCGGGCACGACTACTTCCTGCAGATCACCGACGCGCGCCCCGACACCGGCGGCCTGTCCGGCGCCACCCCCGCCGAGGCCGTGAGCTGGGGGAAGATCGACCCCGACAAGCTTCCCGACGCCGTCGTCTGCTACCTGGATTCGACGGTCGCGCTGCCGATCCTGGCCGCGTACGCGCTCGACAACCACGCGCCGCGCACCCCGAAGCGCCTGTTCGACCGCCGCGACGAGATGATGCAGCGCATCCGCGACGAGTACGAGAAGTCCGAGCGCAACGAGAGCACCCGCGACGCCGCCCGCGACCACGCCGTGCACGAGGGCGGCATGCTCGACCGCGACCGGTAG
- a CDS encoding DUF2461 domain-containing protein, which translates to MDFPRLSRYLAGLAAHNDKAWFEANRAEFQALREEFAAYVGRVIAGIAEWDASVRWVDPADCIYRIHRDVRFSRDKTPYKTTFSAVIHERGRRGGGPSYYFQVDHNGVLMAGGGVWMPEPERLALIREHVAAHPERLRAILDAPGFRAAFDGLWDGHTLKRPPAGYSADAPLIGIIKLKSFIVERERGVSAEAGDVTPWLLETFRAMHPFLAWLGDAVTPRCDRLD; encoded by the coding sequence ATGGACTTTCCCCGCCTCTCCCGCTATCTCGCCGGGCTCGCGGCGCACAACGACAAGGCGTGGTTCGAGGCCAATCGCGCCGAGTTCCAGGCCCTGCGCGAGGAGTTCGCCGCGTACGTGGGGCGGGTGATCGCCGGGATCGCGGAGTGGGACGCGTCGGTGCGGTGGGTGGACCCGGCCGACTGCATCTACCGCATCCACCGCGACGTGCGCTTCAGCCGCGACAAGACGCCGTACAAGACGACGTTCAGCGCCGTCATCCACGAGCGCGGGCGGCGCGGCGGCGGGCCGTCGTACTACTTCCAGGTCGATCATAACGGCGTGCTGATGGCCGGCGGCGGCGTGTGGATGCCCGAGCCCGAGCGGCTGGCCCTCATCCGCGAGCACGTGGCCGCGCACCCCGAGCGGCTGCGGGCGATCCTCGACGCGCCGGGTTTCCGCGCCGCCTTCGATGGCCTGTGGGACGGCCACACGCTGAAGCGTCCGCCGGCCGGGTACTCGGCCGACGCGCCGCTCATCGGCATCATCAAGCTCAAGAGCTTCATCGTGGAGCGCGAGCGTGGCGTCTCCGCCGAGGCGGGCGACGTGACGCCGTGGCTGCTGGAGACGTTCCGCGCGATGCATCCCTTCCTCGCCTGGCTCGGCGACGCGGTGACGCCGCGCTGCGACCGCTTGGATTGA
- a CDS encoding PKD domain-containing protein, whose amino-acid sequence MTQSPRLVAIAAVLGLTALAACGDTTASLVRPPRPRPNLVGNHPPVASAHVQEFKRAEGRPLLFYSTGSYDPDGDQVSYSWNFGDGTTGDGYEVVHTYADNGTYTVTLTVSDGFGKTGTSTLSLPISNRSPVPGTLTTSGPLLEGQGFTLSTTPATDGPADAVHGLLYSYYCGGPKWSAFTTNTNWPCPARPDNGTYAVGVTVLDKDGASGSRTQAIPIANLIPVTTVRVASLVGPQLVSLQYAFTDAPGDLYNATLSIDWGDGSAPITGKAWANTTYRYSHHYLGGGNTYIISITATDKDGGRLSDVIPVYVPSHDDGSLP is encoded by the coding sequence ATGACTCAATCTCCCCGTCTGGTGGCGATCGCCGCGGTACTTGGGCTCACCGCGCTAGCCGCGTGCGGCGACACGACAGCGTCGCTGGTTCGGCCACCGCGGCCGCGGCCGAACCTGGTCGGCAACCATCCCCCGGTGGCCTCGGCGCACGTCCAGGAGTTCAAACGCGCCGAAGGTCGACCCTTACTGTTCTACTCCACGGGGAGTTACGATCCGGATGGCGATCAGGTCTCCTACTCATGGAACTTTGGCGACGGTACAACGGGGGACGGCTATGAGGTGGTCCACACTTATGCTGACAACGGTACTTACACCGTAACACTCACCGTGTCTGACGGGTTCGGGAAGACGGGGACTTCTACGTTGTCGCTGCCCATCAGCAATCGGTCCCCGGTCCCGGGAACGCTCACAACCAGCGGACCTCTGCTGGAGGGCCAAGGGTTCACGCTCTCGACTACCCCGGCGACGGACGGGCCAGCAGACGCCGTGCACGGGTTGCTGTATTCCTACTACTGCGGTGGTCCGAAGTGGAGCGCCTTTACCACCAACACGAATTGGCCGTGCCCCGCAAGGCCAGACAACGGAACTTACGCTGTGGGCGTGACCGTGCTGGACAAAGACGGAGCGTCCGGATCCCGCACGCAGGCGATCCCGATTGCGAACCTGATTCCTGTAACGACCGTACGTGTCGCGAGCCTTGTAGGGCCCCAACTCGTGTCGCTCCAGTATGCGTTTACAGACGCTCCAGGTGATCTCTACAACGCGACGCTTAGCATCGACTGGGGTGACGGATCCGCGCCCATTACAGGAAAGGCATGGGCGAACACCACGTACCGGTATTCCCATCATTACTTGGGCGGGGGCAACACGTATATCATCTCAATCACCGCCACAGACAAGGATGGCGGCCGTTTGAGTGATGTCATCCCTGTTTACGTCCCATCACACGACGACGGGAGCCTACCCTGA
- a CDS encoding PKD domain-containing protein gives MLGLTALAGCGDTQSALVAPQPPRFRLNQGPFPVWNVGQYGRIEGRPVFFYAHGTTDPDNDKLSYSWSFGDGTTGSGYETYHTYSDNGLYVARLNVSDGHGGTAFADFTVDIANAEPKPGVLSVDANLVEGQAFNVSTTPGTDAPTDMAAGLEYSYYCGGPSWSGWARELTHTCPARPDNGQIAVGVMVRDKNGAMRQAPSKSIQVANLPPRTSLVGWSFADPAVPGRAVRLLYQFADAAGDVAGNHLEVNWGDSSPALKGAAWANTSYLLQHTYAAAGTYHVNISVTDKDGAQTGRQVDVIVP, from the coding sequence GTGCTCGGGCTCACGGCGCTGGCCGGGTGCGGCGACACCCAATCCGCTCTGGTCGCGCCACAGCCACCCCGATTTCGTCTTAACCAGGGGCCGTTTCCTGTCTGGAACGTGGGGCAGTATGGGCGTATCGAAGGGCGTCCGGTTTTCTTCTACGCGCACGGTACAACCGACCCGGACAACGACAAACTCTCGTATTCATGGTCCTTCGGCGATGGCACTACAGGAAGCGGCTATGAGACATATCACACCTATAGTGACAATGGTTTGTATGTCGCGAGGCTTAACGTCTCAGACGGACATGGTGGGACGGCGTTCGCGGACTTCACCGTTGATATCGCCAATGCCGAGCCCAAGCCTGGCGTGCTGAGCGTCGATGCCAACCTTGTAGAAGGGCAGGCATTCAACGTCTCGACCACCCCGGGAACCGATGCTCCAACGGATATGGCGGCGGGACTGGAGTACTCTTACTACTGCGGTGGGCCATCCTGGAGCGGATGGGCGCGCGAATTGACACATACCTGCCCCGCGCGGCCGGACAATGGACAGATCGCAGTAGGCGTCATGGTCCGCGACAAGAATGGCGCGATGAGGCAGGCCCCGTCGAAGAGCATACAGGTGGCGAACCTGCCGCCACGGACCTCGCTAGTCGGATGGAGCTTCGCCGATCCGGCCGTACCCGGCCGAGCCGTGCGCTTGCTTTACCAGTTCGCCGATGCTGCTGGTGACGTCGCGGGAAACCACCTAGAAGTCAACTGGGGCGACAGTTCTCCGGCCCTGAAAGGCGCCGCATGGGCGAACACATCCTACCTGCTACAACACACCTACGCCGCTGCCGGCACCTACCACGTGAATATCAGCGTCACGGACAAGGACGGCGCGCAGACGGGCCGGCAGGTGGACGTCATCGTTCCCTGA